One window of the Flavobacteriales bacterium genome contains the following:
- a CDS encoding T9SS type A sorting domain-containing protein — protein MKTLYNRSKIFLTFLGLAISTIVVAQPAPSGGAPSNDLCSGAIAVACSDVVSGTTVGATNTGGTPDIGIGVWYVYSGDNQLVTVGTCTSTSGFDTEIAVFAGDCNNRIDVGSDDDGCLPYSELSFEAWAGLDYYIYVGHWSTTQGVTGDFDLSVTCAALPAPPNDLCADATPLVCGDSFIGNTSSGNATGELSCADGDPGVWYSFVGDGSDYTISLDGSGYDTYLGISTTCGGTCVASNDDISFPSNLASEISGFSTVNGQTYYIYVTSIYGESGTYLLSLTSSACTPPANDLCTNAISIACGDVVTGDNTFATEQISSSGAGVWYTFEGNGQDVTFSTCSTIDDPANLYDTEITLLTGDCSGVQTEIDQDDDGCGTTFGPSTITAFTTAGTTYYLYVASWIAGSSDAGEFELSVTCNCTAAAGTLTADASPVCLDGGSADISATEATASVIPSGYVEAYVLTSNPGLIIEAVNSTPDFTVTEGGDYTIHTLVYSPATLDLSGVVFGTTAAADVLAIVQANNICAALDVVGAPITVEAPDAGTLTADVSPVCLDAGSADISATENAAPVVPTGYSVLYVLTSNPGLIIEDAAATPDFTVTAEGDYIIHTLVYNPLTLDLSGVVFGTTSALDVLPSLVQGGGSICANLDATGAPITVEVCGPANDLCTGAIAIACDDVVFGSTTLATNADELDIVPGAGVWYSLVGDGSFVTLSTDNAGTNYDTRIGYTDGCGNAGIDFDEDGGDIYVSGWTSILSFPTTVGANYYIYVGGYDGTEIGDFELSVSCAFPPSNDDVCNASALVMGSNGPFSNVGATVEAGEAVPGAAASCSDQGGWCSFSLTLENSVWFTFVAPASGNMTVSTDNSDYDTQVAVYSAASCQDLLSGTGVLEGANDDNSGATVFGTSLVNLCGLTAGSTYYVQVDGYNGASGDAMVTLTETTVDASFTYAATGLSVAFTDASTSSSSVTDWAWDFGDGGTEVVASPTHAYAVDGPYTVCLTVTDENGCTSEYCEAIQVTDIPTTIAEAVENGLSVYPNPSNGRFVVEVTGVDADAQIVVLDIAGRQVYTEGVVLNGNFRKNMNLNLSKGTYLLQVATLEGVVTRKIMID, from the coding sequence ATGAAAACATTATACAATAGATCAAAGATTTTTCTGACGTTTCTTGGTTTAGCAATTTCGACAATTGTTGTTGCCCAACCGGCACCTTCTGGTGGAGCTCCATCAAATGACCTGTGTTCAGGTGCCATTGCTGTGGCTTGCTCAGACGTGGTTAGTGGGACCACCGTAGGGGCCACAAATACAGGTGGAACTCCTGACATTGGCATTGGTGTATGGTATGTCTATAGTGGAGATAACCAATTGGTTACCGTAGGCACTTGTACTTCTACCTCTGGTTTTGATACCGAGATAGCAGTTTTTGCAGGAGATTGTAACAACCGCATTGATGTTGGTAGTGATGATGACGGTTGTTTACCTTATTCAGAATTATCGTTTGAAGCATGGGCAGGCTTGGATTACTACATATATGTTGGTCACTGGAGTACAACTCAAGGCGTAACTGGTGATTTTGACCTTAGTGTTACATGTGCCGCTCTACCAGCCCCGCCAAACGATCTTTGCGCGGATGCAACACCTTTAGTTTGTGGTGACTCATTTATTGGGAATACATCTAGCGGCAATGCTACTGGAGAGCTTTCTTGTGCCGATGGAGACCCAGGCGTCTGGTATTCTTTTGTTGGCGATGGTTCGGATTATACAATATCCTTGGATGGCTCTGGATATGATACTTATCTAGGGATATCGACAACTTGTGGAGGAACATGCGTTGCGTCTAACGATGATATTAGCTTTCCGAGCAATCTGGCCTCGGAGATTTCGGGATTCTCAACTGTTAATGGACAAACGTATTATATTTATGTCACATCAATATATGGCGAGTCTGGAACGTATTTGTTGAGCCTTACTTCGTCTGCTTGTACTCCTCCTGCAAATGACCTTTGCACAAATGCAATTTCCATTGCCTGTGGAGATGTTGTTACGGGCGACAATACGTTTGCAACTGAACAAATTTCATCTAGTGGTGCTGGTGTTTGGTACACGTTCGAAGGAAATGGACAAGACGTAACTTTTAGCACTTGCTCAACAATTGACGACCCTGCAAACCTGTATGATACTGAAATCACTCTTCTGACTGGAGATTGTTCAGGTGTACAGACTGAAATCGACCAAGATGATGATGGTTGCGGAACAACATTTGGACCTTCAACAATTACTGCGTTTACCACAGCGGGAACCACGTATTACTTGTACGTAGCTTCATGGATTGCAGGATCTTCAGATGCTGGAGAGTTCGAGCTGTCAGTTACTTGTAACTGTACTGCTGCTGCAGGAACGCTTACAGCCGATGCAAGTCCAGTATGTCTGGATGGTGGTTCTGCTGATATTTCAGCTACTGAAGCAACAGCTTCCGTTATCCCAAGTGGGTACGTAGAAGCTTACGTTTTGACTTCAAACCCTGGTCTCATAATTGAAGCAGTAAACAGCACACCTGATTTTACTGTCACTGAGGGTGGCGATTACACGATTCATACGCTTGTATACAGCCCTGCAACATTGGATTTGAGTGGCGTTGTTTTCGGAACAACTGCAGCAGCAGATGTGCTGGCTATCGTTCAAGCAAATAACATTTGTGCAGCGCTTGATGTTGTAGGAGCACCTATAACTGTAGAAGCGCCTGATGCAGGAACGCTTACCGCGGATGTAAGCCCAGTTTGTCTAGATGCTGGTTCTGCGGATATTTCTGCAACAGAGAATGCTGCTCCGGTAGTTCCTACTGGATATTCGGTATTGTATGTTCTTACTTCTAACCCAGGTTTGATCATTGAAGATGCTGCTGCAACACCTGATTTTACTGTTACGGCAGAAGGAGATTACATTATCCACACCCTTGTTTACAATCCGCTTACACTTGACCTAAGCGGTGTAGTATTCGGTACTACCAGTGCGTTGGATGTCCTTCCTTCTCTTGTACAAGGAGGTGGAAGTATCTGTGCTAATTTGGATGCAACTGGTGCACCGATCACTGTTGAGGTTTGCGGACCTGCAAATGATTTATGTACAGGTGCTATTGCCATTGCTTGCGATGACGTAGTGTTCGGTTCCACCACTTTAGCAACAAATGCTGATGAATTGGATATCGTTCCAGGCGCTGGAGTTTGGTACTCGCTTGTGGGAGATGGAAGTTTCGTTACGCTGTCTACCGATAATGCAGGTACAAATTATGATACACGAATCGGCTACACTGACGGTTGCGGCAATGCTGGAATCGATTTTGATGAAGATGGAGGAGATATTTATGTGAGTGGTTGGACATCCATTCTTTCGTTTCCGACCACGGTAGGTGCAAATTATTACATCTATGTTGGAGGTTATGATGGAACTGAGATAGGCGATTTTGAACTTTCGGTTAGTTGTGCATTCCCTCCAAGTAATGATGATGTTTGCAATGCAAGCGCGCTCGTGATGGGTTCGAACGGACCATTTTCAAACGTTGGAGCAACAGTTGAGGCAGGAGAAGCGGTTCCAGGTGCAGCTGCTTCTTGCAGTGACCAAGGCGGATGGTGTAGCTTTTCGCTGACACTTGAGAATAGCGTCTGGTTCACTTTTGTAGCTCCAGCGTCTGGTAATATGACGGTGAGCACTGATAACTCTGATTATGATACTCAGGTTGCTGTTTATTCGGCTGCAAGCTGTCAGGATTTGTTGTCAGGAACTGGTGTTCTTGAGGGTGCTAACGATGATAATTCGGGTGCAACCGTATTCGGAACCAGCTTGGTTAACTTATGCGGACTTACCGCTGGATCCACGTACTATGTTCAAGTTGATGGCTATAATGGTGCTTCAGGTGACGCGATGGTTACGCTTACAGAAACAACTGTTGACGCATCCTTCACGTATGCTGCTACTGGTCTTTCTGTAGCTTTTACAGATGCAAGTACTTCGTCCAGCAGTGTTACTGATTGGGCTTGGGATTTTGGAGATGGCGGTACAGAAGTAGTTGCCAGCCCAACGCACGCTTATGCTGTTGATGGTCCATACACCGTTTGTTTGACCGTCACAGATGAGAATGGATGTACTTCTGAATACTGTGAAGCTATTCAGGTAACGGATATTCCGACAACGATTGCCGAGGCAGTTGAAAATGGATTGTCTGTGTATCCAAACCCATCAAACGGACGGTTTGTGGTTGAGGTAACAGGTGTTGATGCTGACGCTCAGATCGTTGTTCTTGACATTGCAGGTCGTCAGGTTTACACAGAAGGTGTTGTTCTTAACGGAAACTTCCGCAAGAACATGAACTTGAACCTTTCGAAAGGAACATATCTGTTGCAAGTGGCCACTTTAGAAGGTGTTGTTACTCGCAAGATCATGATAGACTGA
- a CDS encoding 2-hydroxyacyl-CoA dehydratase family protein, producing MKKITFILAVSAITLTATQTFAQDNAGATATERSPENIKKEADALKARIDQYVIKIEANKDNEKVDYEAEQVRIAEMKAKWEELTGKSWEREKLIEKM from the coding sequence ATGAAGAAGATCACATTTATACTTGCAGTAAGTGCCATTACGCTAACAGCAACTCAAACCTTTGCACAAGACAATGCTGGAGCTACAGCTACGGAGCGTTCGCCAGAGAACATTAAGAAAGAGGCAGATGCTTTGAAAGCGAGAATTGACCAGTATGTCATTAAGATTGAGGCTAATAAAGACAATGAGAAAGTTGACTACGAAGCTGAGCAAGTTCGAATTGCTGAGATGAAAGCTAAGTGGGAAGAGCTCACAGGCAAATCGTGGGAGCGCGAGAAGCTGATTGAAAAGATGTAA
- a CDS encoding T9SS type A sorting domain-containing protein, with protein sequence MKTLFTYVFLFAIMCQFAMAQNYGVLLVEDFETGALPAGWTRVQATGSDGWTFGVTSYMTGSWDVPASLDASQFAISNDDDCNCDMSNDQLNSPVLNLTSFDSVYFLFDRFYTAEWGSAAYFTISYDAGVTWLYLAMTEDPSWIEDGVVLPTTITVSGTDYTFNDQMMFGFLHDDGTAWADGFAIDNVVVAGFNNPCDDIVTIPSCSAPQTLTLGGAGVLDFFFTGPCGFNVGGQEQLYSFTPSVSGVHTLDITAATGNSWLDYMFKPASLGCDSLGWTCLIDADTLGSYPMNLTAGTEYLILVDNEFIDTETQTFSIQCPCSYTSQGNTAESEACGADVNGGCLNIPGPSTYESIACGGSVSGTLWADAGTRDLDWFELVVTENTNIDVAFSGGMPLVVAVAASCASIGTPLATEITDVCGSGSLTYAATPGTYVMAIYPLAFDQYPCGSGSNNYDITVTYCEVVTGVDASDKIAANVYPNPSNGLFTVSIDGAEGKGQLLITDMAGRMVYSEAILLSNNFKKNLSIDLSSGSYILNVMTESSNLIQKIQVK encoded by the coding sequence ATGAAAACACTTTTTACATACGTATTTTTATTTGCCATCATGTGTCAGTTTGCAATGGCACAGAATTACGGGGTTCTCCTGGTCGAAGATTTCGAAACTGGAGCGCTGCCAGCAGGTTGGACAAGAGTTCAGGCTACTGGTTCAGATGGTTGGACCTTTGGTGTAACCAGTTATATGACCGGATCATGGGATGTGCCAGCATCGCTCGATGCAAGCCAGTTTGCCATTTCAAATGACGATGATTGTAACTGCGACATGTCGAACGATCAACTGAATAGCCCTGTTCTGAATCTGACCAGCTTCGATTCTGTCTATTTTCTTTTCGATCGTTTTTACACCGCAGAATGGGGCTCCGCTGCGTACTTTACGATTTCCTACGATGCTGGCGTAACGTGGCTTTATTTGGCAATGACCGAAGACCCGTCATGGATAGAAGATGGAGTTGTGCTTCCTACAACCATCACCGTTAGCGGAACCGATTACACCTTCAATGACCAAATGATGTTTGGATTTCTTCACGATGACGGTACCGCTTGGGCCGATGGTTTTGCAATCGATAACGTTGTGGTTGCAGGGTTCAACAATCCTTGCGATGACATTGTCACTATTCCAAGTTGTAGTGCTCCTCAGACTCTTACACTCGGTGGTGCAGGTGTACTTGATTTCTTCTTCACTGGCCCTTGTGGGTTCAATGTAGGTGGTCAGGAACAGCTTTACAGCTTTACGCCTTCTGTAAGTGGCGTTCATACTTTGGATATCACTGCTGCAACAGGAAATAGTTGGCTGGATTACATGTTTAAACCAGCCAGTTTAGGATGTGACTCTTTGGGTTGGACGTGTTTGATAGATGCGGACACCTTGGGGTCTTACCCAATGAACCTGACAGCTGGAACAGAATATCTGATTCTGGTGGATAACGAATTCATCGATACTGAAACACAGACATTCTCAATTCAGTGTCCATGTTCATACACATCGCAAGGAAACACAGCAGAATCGGAAGCTTGCGGTGCTGATGTCAATGGAGGATGTTTGAACATACCAGGCCCTTCAACGTACGAGTCTATTGCTTGCGGAGGTTCTGTTTCAGGTACACTTTGGGCAGATGCAGGAACTAGAGACTTGGATTGGTTTGAATTGGTGGTTACAGAAAACACCAATATCGATGTGGCATTTAGTGGTGGCATGCCTTTAGTGGTTGCCGTAGCCGCAAGTTGTGCAAGCATTGGTACCCCGCTAGCTACGGAAATAACCGATGTTTGTGGCAGTGGGTCGCTCACTTACGCAGCTACACCAGGAACTTATGTTATGGCAATATACCCGCTGGCTTTTGATCAGTACCCTTGTGGTTCAGGTTCTAATAACTATGATATAACGGTAACCTATTGTGAAGTCGTAACAGGCGTAGACGCTTCTGATAAGATTGCGGCCAATGTTTACCCGAACCCGTCTAATGGATTGTTTACCGTATCTATTGATGGCGCAGAAGGTAAAGGTCAATTGCTGATCACTGATATGGCTGGAAGAATGGTGTATTCTGAAGCAATTCTTCTTTCGAACAACTTCAAGAAAAACTTGAGTATCGACCTTTCATCAGGTTCTTACATTTTGAATGTGATGACGGAATCATCTAATCTGATTCAAAAGATCCAGGTAAAATAA